From the Rhodoferax mekongensis genome, one window contains:
- a CDS encoding ABC transporter ATP-binding protein: protein MSTPKIRFENVSKTFAVRSEDGTPAQRFVALDNVSLDVRAGEFLVLVGPSGCGKSTLLDLLAGLALPSSGRVLIDGKPITGPARDRGVVFQQYALFPWLTALDNVAFGLEIAGLGRSERRAKAAAYLDLVGLSAFAKHYPHEMSGGMKQRVAIARSLAYEPEVLLMDEPFAALDAQTRETLQEELVDIWHRTGKTIVFITHGIDEAVVLGQRVAVMTSRPGRIKEIVDIPDTLRADTPDVRSLPLFGELRHQIWSLLHDEVAEARQQRRARIATLPARKESFHV from the coding sequence ATGAGCACGCCCAAAATCCGGTTTGAAAACGTCAGCAAGACGTTCGCCGTGCGGTCTGAAGACGGCACACCCGCCCAGCGCTTTGTGGCGCTGGACAACGTGAGCCTTGACGTGCGCGCTGGTGAGTTTCTGGTTCTGGTGGGTCCAAGCGGTTGCGGCAAATCCACGTTGTTGGACCTGCTGGCAGGCCTCGCCTTGCCCAGCAGTGGTCGCGTGCTGATTGACGGCAAGCCCATTACCGGTCCTGCTCGGGACCGTGGGGTGGTCTTTCAGCAATACGCGCTGTTTCCGTGGCTCACCGCTTTGGACAACGTGGCCTTCGGGTTGGAGATTGCCGGGCTGGGCCGCAGTGAGCGCCGTGCCAAGGCGGCCGCTTATCTGGACCTGGTGGGCTTGAGCGCTTTTGCCAAGCACTACCCCCACGAAATGTCGGGCGGCATGAAGCAACGCGTGGCCATTGCCCGCAGCCTCGCCTATGAGCCCGAGGTGCTGCTGATGGACGAGCCCTTTGCCGCGCTGGACGCACAAACACGCGAGACCTTGCAGGAGGAGTTGGTGGACATCTGGCACCGAACCGGCAAGACGATTGTGTTCATCACCCACGGTATTGACGAAGCCGTGGTGCTGGGCCAGCGCGTGGCGGTGATGACCTCGCGCCCGGGGCGCATCAAAGAGATCGTGGACATCCCTGACACCTTGCGCGCCGACACGCCCGATGTGCGCTCGCTGCCCCTGTTCGGCGAATTGCGCCACCAAATCTGGTCCCTGTTGCACGACGAGGTGGCCGAAGCGCGCCAGCAGCGCCGTGCCCGTATTGCCACCCTGCCCGCTCGCAAGGAGAGTTTCCATGTCTGA
- a CDS encoding LLM class flavin-dependent oxidoreductase, which produces MSKRKLRLGAFIMATGHHIAAWRHPGAQIDSGTNIDHYIEVAKTAERGLFDQVFVADSPGLWFEGSDEAFSRQGRVSHFEPVTLWAALATATKHIGFVATASTTYEDPYLLARKFASLDHISKGRAAWNVVTTGAENVYGNFGFDKHPDPETRYEIAHEFVDVVKGLWDSFEDDAFSRDPASGVYFDPAKLHTLNHVGKHLKVKGPLNIERSPQGYPVIVQAGSSEPGKELAAATAEAIFTAWTSLAEAQAFYADVKGRLAKYGRRPDQLLVLPGISPVVGRTQEEADAKWAELQKLIHPSVGLSTIAPFWPGEDLTKWDLDAPPPYIPQPPLGRNSRAHVVLELARRDKLTVRQLYEYLAGARGHWVVVGTPEKIADEIQNWFENGAADGFNVMPPVLPESLDDFVELVIPELQRRGLFRTEYEGTTLRENLGLERPANQFTVQKQKAA; this is translated from the coding sequence ATGTCAAAACGCAAACTGCGCCTGGGCGCATTCATCATGGCTACCGGCCACCACATTGCTGCCTGGCGCCACCCCGGCGCGCAGATCGACTCCGGCACCAATATCGATCACTACATTGAGGTCGCCAAAACGGCCGAGCGCGGCCTGTTCGACCAGGTGTTTGTGGCCGACAGTCCCGGTCTGTGGTTTGAAGGCAGCGACGAAGCCTTCAGCCGTCAGGGCCGTGTCTCGCACTTCGAGCCGGTGACGCTGTGGGCTGCACTGGCAACGGCCACCAAGCACATCGGCTTTGTGGCTACGGCCTCCACCACCTATGAAGACCCGTATCTGCTGGCGCGCAAGTTCGCGTCCTTGGACCACATCAGCAAAGGCCGGGCAGCGTGGAATGTGGTGACGACCGGGGCAGAGAATGTGTACGGCAACTTCGGTTTTGACAAGCACCCCGACCCCGAGACGCGTTATGAGATTGCGCACGAGTTTGTGGATGTGGTCAAAGGCTTGTGGGACAGCTTTGAAGATGACGCCTTCAGCCGCGACCCGGCGAGTGGCGTGTACTTTGACCCCGCCAAACTGCACACCCTGAACCACGTCGGCAAGCACCTCAAGGTGAAAGGCCCGCTCAACATCGAGCGCTCACCCCAGGGCTACCCGGTGATCGTGCAAGCAGGCTCGTCCGAGCCGGGCAAGGAGCTGGCGGCTGCGACCGCCGAGGCGATCTTCACCGCCTGGACCAGCCTGGCCGAGGCGCAGGCCTTCTATGCGGATGTGAAAGGCCGGCTGGCCAAGTACGGCCGCCGCCCTGATCAGTTGCTGGTGCTGCCCGGCATTTCACCCGTGGTGGGCCGCACGCAAGAGGAAGCTGATGCCAAATGGGCCGAGCTGCAAAAGCTCATCCACCCCTCGGTAGGCCTGAGCACAATTGCACCTTTCTGGCCGGGCGAAGATTTGACCAAGTGGGACCTGGACGCACCGCCGCCCTACATTCCCCAGCCGCCCTTGGGCCGTAACAGCCGCGCACATGTGGTGCTCGAATTGGCCCGCCGCGACAAGCTCACCGTGCGCCAGTTGTATGAGTACCTGGCGGGTGCGCGGGGTCACTGGGTGGTGGTGGGTACCCCCGAGAAGATTGCCGACGAGATTCAGAACTGGTTCGAGAACGGCGCAGCCGATGGCTTCAATGTGATGCCACCGGTATTGCCTGAATCACTGGACGACTTTGTGGAGCTGGTCATTCCGGAGCTGCAGCGCCGGGGCTTGTTCCGCACTGAGTACGAAGGCACAACCTTGCGCGAGAACCTGGGGCTGGAGCGCCCGGCCAATCAGTTCACGGTGCAGAAGCAAAAGGCGGCTTGA
- a CDS encoding DMT family transporter, translating to MISRSTSSASPLAALYPLLFVALWSTGFIGAKFGLPYVEPLTFLAVRYAAVLVLMGLVVWHTRAPWPRTLRECGHIAVTGVLVHAVYLGGVFIAIGHGLPAGVAAIVVGLQPLLTALGAGWLLREKVRATQWAGLAAGFAGVTLVVAHKLAAGAGLTTLWTLLFPVAVALLAITAGTLYQKRYCPSFDLRTGSLIQFIPSLVLTGLAAAATETMHIEWTGSFVFALAWLVLVLSLGAVTLLNVLIRSGTAVNVASLFYLVPPCTALVAWALFGETLTGLALAGMGLTVFGVWLARK from the coding sequence ATGATTTCGCGCTCCACCTCCTCCGCCTCGCCGCTGGCCGCCCTGTATCCGCTCTTGTTTGTGGCCCTGTGGAGCACCGGCTTTATCGGGGCCAAGTTCGGTTTGCCGTATGTGGAGCCGCTCACCTTTCTGGCAGTTCGCTATGCCGCGGTGCTGGTGCTGATGGGGCTGGTGGTGTGGCACACGCGGGCGCCCTGGCCACGGACGTTGCGCGAGTGCGGGCACATTGCCGTGACCGGCGTGCTGGTGCATGCGGTGTATCTGGGTGGTGTGTTCATCGCCATCGGCCATGGGCTGCCGGCAGGTGTGGCGGCCATTGTGGTGGGGCTGCAGCCTTTGCTTACCGCGTTGGGCGCCGGCTGGTTGTTGCGAGAAAAAGTGCGGGCTACGCAATGGGCGGGCTTGGCGGCTGGCTTTGCAGGCGTGACTCTGGTGGTGGCGCACAAGTTGGCCGCCGGTGCGGGGCTGACCACCTTGTGGACCTTGTTGTTCCCGGTGGCTGTGGCATTGCTGGCCATCACGGCCGGCACGTTGTACCAGAAGCGCTATTGCCCTTCGTTTGATTTGCGCACGGGCTCGCTCATTCAGTTCATTCCCAGTTTGGTGTTGACGGGCTTGGCGGCAGCTGCCACCGAGACCATGCACATTGAGTGGACCGGGTCCTTCGTGTTTGCGCTGGCGTGGCTGGTGCTGGTGTTGTCCTTGGGGGCGGTCACGCTGCTCAATGTGCTGATCCGCAGTGGCACGGCCGTCAACGTGGCCAGCCTGTTTTACCTGGTGCCGCCTTGCACCGCGCTGGTGGCCTGGGCCCTGTTTGGCGAGACGCTGACCGGCTTGGCACTCGCCGGCATGGGGCTTACGGTGTTCGGGGTCTGGCTGGCGCGCAAATAA
- a CDS encoding RBBP9/YdeN family alpha/beta hydrolase, with protein MSTVLIVPGWRDSGPGHWQTLWAEQLPGAVRVHQDDWITPTRTAWVASITRHILEIGGPVVIAAHSLGCIATSHLPPEAVERIVGALLVAPADPERRGILADFAPVPYQPLPYRSIVVASTNDPFCPVRTAGAYARAWKSEFVRLPDAGHINVEAGFGPWPLGSALLQSLLPVASPAVA; from the coding sequence ATGTCTACTGTGTTGATTGTTCCCGGATGGCGTGATTCCGGCCCCGGCCATTGGCAAACCCTGTGGGCCGAACAACTGCCGGGCGCAGTGCGCGTGCATCAGGATGACTGGATCACCCCTACGCGCACCGCTTGGGTCGCATCAATCACGCGCCACATTCTGGAGATTGGTGGTCCGGTCGTCATTGCTGCGCACAGCCTGGGCTGCATTGCTACCAGCCACTTGCCGCCGGAAGCGGTAGAGCGCATTGTGGGCGCCCTGCTCGTGGCTCCGGCCGACCCCGAACGGCGCGGCATTCTGGCGGACTTTGCCCCCGTGCCCTACCAGCCCCTGCCCTACCGCAGCATTGTGGTGGCCAGCACCAACGACCCGTTTTGCCCGGTACGCACCGCGGGTGCCTATGCACGGGCGTGGAAGAGTGAATTCGTGCGCCTGCCCGACGCCGGCCACATCAACGTAGAGGCCGGCTTCGGCCCCTGGCCTCTGGGCAGCGCATTGCTGCAGAGCTTGCTTCCGGTCGCAAGCCCTGCAGTCGCTTGA
- a CDS encoding ABC transporter permease has product MSDVSLTAGAVPLVLSTPSVWLRVLRRVLHWGWRSALVVALAAWWELAPRLELTDPAFFPPLSEVLAAGWALALNGQLWQHTSASVGRALGGFGIAVLYAVPLGLAIGWYRSLGDFLNPLIELLRNTAALALLPVFILLLGIGEVSKVAMVVYACSWPLLLNTIAAVKQVDPLLIKSARTMGASARQLFIKVILPASVPTIFVGIRLASATSILVLVAAEMVGAKSGLGYLIIYAQYSFLIADMYFGIIAITVIGVVFNALLQVAERRLTAWKPGAGNT; this is encoded by the coding sequence ATGTCTGATGTTTCGTTGACTGCGGGTGCTGTTCCGCTGGTGTTGAGTACGCCCTCCGTTTGGTTGCGGGTGTTGAGGCGGGTGCTGCATTGGGGCTGGCGTTCTGCGTTGGTAGTCGCGCTGGCTGCGTGGTGGGAGTTGGCTCCGCGTCTGGAGTTGACGGATCCCGCCTTCTTCCCGCCACTGAGCGAGGTGCTGGCTGCAGGCTGGGCCTTGGCTTTGAATGGCCAGCTCTGGCAGCACACGTCGGCCAGCGTAGGCCGGGCGCTGGGGGGCTTTGGCATTGCCGTGTTGTATGCCGTGCCCCTGGGGCTGGCCATCGGCTGGTACCGCAGCTTGGGGGACTTTCTGAACCCGCTGATTGAGCTGCTGCGCAACACCGCGGCGCTAGCCCTGTTGCCTGTGTTCATTTTGTTGCTGGGCATTGGCGAAGTGTCCAAGGTGGCGATGGTGGTCTACGCCTGCTCCTGGCCCTTGCTGCTCAACACCATTGCGGCGGTGAAGCAGGTGGACCCGCTGCTGATCAAGTCGGCCCGCACCATGGGCGCCAGTGCGCGGCAGTTGTTCATCAAGGTCATCTTGCCCGCCTCGGTGCCCACCATCTTTGTGGGTATACGCCTGGCCAGTGCCACCTCCATTCTGGTGTTGGTAGCCGCCGAAATGGTGGGTGCCAAGTCCGGCTTGGGCTACCTGATCATTTACGCGCAATACAGCTTTCTGATTGCCGACATGTACTTCGGAATCATTGCCATCACCGTCATTGGCGTGGTCTTTAACGCCTTGCTGCAAGTGGCAGAGCGCCGCCTGACCGCCTGGAAACCGGGCGCAGGCAACACCTGA